The Nocardioides humi genome includes a region encoding these proteins:
- a CDS encoding GNAT family N-acetyltransferase yields MTTPLGTTRVRRARSEEYAAVGELTLQAYDADGLLSSADETDDVYAPQLRDASRRDAEAEVWVAVDDADAVLGTVTWCPPGSPWRELAGGRDQAEFRMLAVPPAHRGRGVARELVAWCVRRASAEGMREILLSSLPAMTAAHGLYLSAGFRRAPELDHRPIPTVLLWAFRRDLPVAG; encoded by the coding sequence GTGACGACGCCGCTCGGGACCACGCGCGTCCGGCGGGCACGCTCCGAGGAGTACGCCGCCGTGGGCGAGCTGACCCTGCAGGCGTACGACGCCGACGGGCTGCTCAGCAGCGCGGACGAGACCGACGACGTGTACGCGCCGCAGCTGCGCGACGCCTCACGACGCGACGCCGAGGCCGAGGTCTGGGTGGCCGTGGACGACGCGGACGCCGTCCTGGGCACGGTCACCTGGTGCCCGCCGGGCTCACCGTGGCGGGAGCTGGCCGGCGGCCGGGACCAGGCGGAGTTCCGCATGCTCGCCGTACCGCCCGCCCACCGGGGCCGGGGCGTGGCCCGGGAGCTGGTGGCCTGGTGCGTACGACGGGCGAGTGCCGAGGGGATGCGCGAGATCCTGCTGTCCTCGCTGCCCGCGATGACCGCGGCCCACGGGCTCTACCTGTCCGCCGGATTCCGTCGCGCGCCCGAGCTCGACCACCGGCCGATCCCCACGGTGCTGCTGTGGGCCTTCCGCAGGGACCTGCCGGTCGCGGGCTGA
- a CDS encoding serine hydrolase domain-containing protein — protein sequence MSRRLLVHLTGALTVAVLGAGPAPPPDHEALAASIAGLPEPAVTGAQVRVTGRDDRWAGRSGVRDVRTGRPVPEDASFRIGSVTKMFTAALVLQLAAEGRLHLDDPVQRLLPGVLPSSYPIVTVGQLLDHTSGLPMSTEDAGHEDPAWVVRHRFDWHTPRAVVRSATERPMAFAPGTRQQYNGINYFLAGLVVEGASGRSYAHELRARLLEPLRLDRTYLPGRGEVRLRGPHAHGYVRVHGRLVDVTAQSAYAWAEGGLVSTTRDLARFLDRLMAGRVVPQPWLDRMLAVPDLPDAGGGDARFAAGLERTALPGGVVVYGKSGSVPGYRTLAVASPGSSRTLALSLTTTGNGDGGEDDRLMRIALAAFTSG from the coding sequence ATGTCCCGACGACTCCTCGTCCATCTGACCGGTGCGCTGACCGTGGCCGTGCTCGGAGCCGGCCCGGCCCCACCACCCGACCACGAGGCGCTCGCGGCGAGCATCGCCGGGCTGCCCGAGCCCGCGGTCACCGGAGCGCAGGTGCGGGTGACCGGCCGGGACGACCGGTGGGCCGGCCGGTCCGGCGTCCGCGACGTCCGCACCGGGCGGCCGGTGCCGGAGGACGCGAGCTTCCGGATCGGGAGCGTCACCAAGATGTTCACCGCGGCGCTGGTGCTGCAGCTCGCCGCCGAGGGACGGCTGCACCTCGACGACCCGGTCCAGCGCCTGCTACCGGGCGTGCTGCCGTCGTCGTACCCGATCGTGACGGTCGGACAGCTCCTCGACCACACCAGCGGGCTGCCGATGTCGACCGAGGACGCCGGGCACGAGGACCCCGCCTGGGTCGTGCGGCACCGGTTCGACTGGCACACGCCGCGAGCGGTCGTCCGCTCGGCGACGGAGCGGCCGATGGCGTTCGCGCCCGGGACCCGGCAGCAGTACAACGGGATCAACTACTTCCTCGCCGGCCTGGTCGTGGAGGGGGCGAGCGGGCGCAGCTACGCGCACGAGCTGCGGGCCCGACTGCTGGAGCCGCTGCGACTCGACCGCACCTACCTGCCCGGCCGCGGGGAGGTGCGGCTGCGCGGTCCCCACGCCCACGGGTATGTCCGCGTCCACGGCCGGCTGGTCGACGTCACGGCCCAGAGCGCCTACGCATGGGCCGAGGGCGGGCTGGTGTCGACGACCCGTGACCTGGCGCGCTTCCTCGACCGGCTCATGGCGGGGCGCGTGGTCCCGCAGCCCTGGCTCGACCGGATGCTCGCCGTACCGGATCTGCCCGACGCCGGTGGCGGCGACGCGAGGTTCGCCGCCGGCCTGGAGCGCACGGCGCTCCCGGGCGGCGTCGTGGTGTACGGCAAGAGCGGCAGCGTGCCGGGCTACCGCACGCTCGCCGTCGCGTCGCCCGGGTCGAGCCGCACGCTGGCGCTCTCCCTCACCACCACCGGCAACGGCGACGGTGGCGAGGACGACCGGCTGATGCGGATCGCGCTCGCCGCGTTCACGTCGGGGTGA
- a CDS encoding deoxyguanosinetriphosphate triphosphohydrolase, whose protein sequence is MDEVEQRYDAHARERIVPEPPKRVEAPERLPFERDRARVVHAASFRRLAAKTQVVGPQSDDFVRNRLTHSLEVAQIARDLSRALGTHPDITETAALAHDLGHPPFGHNGERVLAELASGCGGFEGNAQTLRLLTRLEAKTPDAGLNLTRATLDACTKYPWSRAEAAGHDGKFGVYDDDRAAFDWLRAGAPEGRRCLEAQVMDLADDVAYSVHDVEDGTVAGKVDLTRLDTAAVWDTVRSWYRPEATDAELDDVLDRLREVGSWPRTPYDGGRAGLAALKNLTSDLIGRFCGAVQQATFATGPGPFVRYAADLVIPPETWAEITVLKGIAAHYVMEAADRVALQARQRELLAALVDVLLDRGPDALDETYAADWRAATDDAARARVVIDQVASLTDASAVAWHERLLG, encoded by the coding sequence GTGGACGAGGTGGAGCAGCGGTACGACGCCCACGCGCGCGAGCGGATCGTGCCCGAGCCGCCGAAGCGGGTGGAGGCGCCCGAGCGGCTGCCGTTCGAGCGGGACCGGGCGCGGGTGGTGCACGCGGCGTCGTTCCGGCGGCTGGCGGCCAAGACCCAGGTGGTCGGCCCGCAGAGCGACGACTTCGTCCGCAACCGGCTCACCCACAGCCTCGAGGTCGCCCAGATCGCGCGCGACCTCTCCCGCGCGCTGGGCACCCACCCCGACATCACCGAGACCGCCGCGCTCGCCCACGACCTCGGCCACCCGCCGTTCGGCCACAACGGCGAGCGCGTGCTGGCCGAGCTGGCCTCCGGCTGCGGCGGCTTCGAGGGCAACGCCCAGACGCTGCGGCTGCTGACCCGGCTGGAGGCCAAGACGCCGGACGCGGGCCTCAACCTGACCCGCGCCACGCTCGACGCCTGCACGAAGTACCCCTGGAGCCGGGCCGAGGCCGCCGGCCACGACGGCAAGTTCGGCGTGTACGACGACGACCGAGCCGCCTTCGACTGGCTCCGCGCCGGGGCACCGGAGGGCCGGCGGTGCCTGGAGGCCCAGGTGATGGACCTCGCCGACGACGTGGCGTACTCCGTGCACGACGTCGAGGACGGGACCGTCGCCGGCAAGGTCGACCTGACCCGCCTCGACACCGCGGCCGTGTGGGACACGGTGCGGTCCTGGTACCGCCCCGAGGCGACCGACGCCGAGCTCGACGACGTGCTCGACCGGCTGCGGGAGGTCGGGAGCTGGCCGCGCACGCCGTACGACGGCGGGCGGGCCGGTCTCGCCGCGCTGAAGAACCTCACCAGCGACCTGATCGGCCGGTTCTGCGGAGCGGTCCAGCAGGCGACCTTCGCCACCGGTCCCGGCCCGTTCGTCCGCTATGCCGCCGACCTGGTGATCCCGCCGGAGACCTGGGCCGAGATCACCGTGCTCAAGGGGATCGCGGCCCACTACGTCATGGAGGCCGCGGACCGGGTCGCCCTGCAGGCGCGCCAGCGCGAGCTGCTGGCGGCGCTGGTCGACGTCCTGCTGGACCGTGGACCCGACGCCCTCGACGAGACCTACGCCGCCGACTGGAGGGCGGCCACCGACGACGCCGCCCGGGCCCGGGTGGTCATCGACCAGGTCGCCTCGCTCACCGACGCCAGCGCGGTCGCCTGGCACGAGCGACTGCTCGGCTGA
- a CDS encoding L,D-transpeptidase produces the protein MEQASARSRASWPVTLIVLLFAISALVMVLKDGDDATEQRSAPLSSIDLDLKDLPVSSTTTTLDAAPLDPRPMKVPKGTVVHPKRVTALYDEPDGTPFGKIKPTQFGDTWLPVITRNRTWVQVLLPSKPNGSTGWIRGSELTEARSRFLVKVHLGQRSLEMFEDDQLVGSWTVAIGASGTPTPVGRTFVLGQIIDDKQPFSPVIMPLGTHSETLDSYGGGPGTVALHGWTDPSVFGKAISHGCVRVPDDALDLLRTVPIGTPVMVDEA, from the coding sequence ATGGAGCAGGCGTCTGCGCGCAGCCGCGCCAGCTGGCCGGTGACCCTGATCGTGCTGCTCTTCGCGATCTCGGCCCTGGTCATGGTCCTCAAGGACGGCGACGACGCGACGGAGCAGCGGTCGGCGCCGCTCTCCTCGATCGACCTGGACCTGAAGGACCTGCCGGTCAGCTCCACGACGACGACCCTCGACGCGGCGCCGCTCGACCCGCGACCGATGAAGGTCCCCAAGGGCACCGTGGTGCACCCGAAGCGGGTGACGGCGCTGTACGACGAGCCCGACGGCACACCGTTCGGCAAGATCAAGCCGACCCAGTTCGGCGACACCTGGCTGCCGGTGATCACCCGCAACCGGACCTGGGTTCAGGTGCTGCTGCCGTCGAAGCCGAACGGCTCGACCGGGTGGATCCGGGGCTCGGAGCTCACCGAGGCGCGCAGCAGGTTCCTGGTGAAGGTGCACCTCGGCCAGCGCTCCCTGGAGATGTTCGAGGACGACCAGCTGGTCGGGAGCTGGACCGTGGCGATCGGCGCCAGCGGCACGCCGACGCCGGTGGGACGGACGTTCGTGCTCGGGCAGATCATCGACGACAAGCAGCCGTTCTCACCGGTGATCATGCCGCTGGGCACCCACAGCGAGACGCTCGACTCGTACGGCGGCGGCCCCGGCACCGTGGCGCTGCACGGCTGGACCGACCCGAGCGTGTTCGGCAAGGCCATCAGCCACGGCTGTGTGCGGGTGCCCGATGACGCGCTCGACCTGCTCCGCACCGTGCCCATCGGCACCCCGGTCATGGTCGACGAGGCCTGA
- a CDS encoding DUF6907 domain-containing protein has product MTATPEASEVPVLVCPPWCTTPPEEHARDLADPLDGATFHRSEVIDAWDLPTRQALRVHVDIWDSPRGGRREGPVINIDGKMSRGGQDYAELDPPDARRLAAALVEAADLVEQTTAPVTDAEPLVHFWVCTPEGRPFLSRLLCDAAAQRPADGSRMTSAWVGVTCPGCLAAGPTAVEAIKGLPDVALVALGAWQATGR; this is encoded by the coding sequence ATGACCGCCACTCCAGAGGCCTCAGAAGTCCCCGTCCTCGTCTGCCCACCGTGGTGTACGACGCCGCCGGAGGAGCACGCCAGGGACCTGGCTGACCCGCTCGACGGCGCCACGTTCCACCGCAGCGAGGTGATCGACGCCTGGGACCTGCCGACCCGGCAGGCGCTGCGGGTCCACGTCGACATCTGGGACAGCCCGCGAGGTGGCCGCCGCGAGGGCCCCGTCATCAACATCGACGGCAAGATGAGTCGCGGCGGCCAGGACTACGCCGAGCTGGATCCGCCGGACGCGCGTCGGCTGGCAGCGGCGCTGGTCGAAGCCGCGGATCTGGTCGAGCAGACGACGGCTCCGGTCACCGACGCCGAGCCGCTGGTCCACTTCTGGGTCTGCACGCCGGAGGGTCGTCCGTTCCTGTCCCGGCTGTTGTGTGACGCGGCCGCTCAGCGTCCGGCTGACGGGTCGCGGATGACGTCGGCCTGGGTGGGCGTGACGTGCCCTGGATGCCTTGCTGCGGGCCCGACAGCGGTGGAGGCGATCAAGGGGCTGCCTGACGTGGCTCTGGTCGCTCTGGGGGCCTGGCAGGCGACAGGGCGATGA
- a CDS encoding helix-turn-helix domain-containing protein — MAKDRGWTLTETAKAAGISYSKLTQGMSANRWFLEDEVASLAAALEVSVDELMGESLFKATARGSKFDKPRPRTVGEDVGTGRGRALCCECGTFRRFTVAEEVYDGKHVMDVSDDPLGRRMLTTVPCRNCGKDTTHAVLRTDKHRDVAEEWMAEPTREQQAVADRDRLIRRIAEFGVDVHFRTRRPKDRSRGFLMKYEFDESKDRWRIEIDPNAPGRVQHLALVDAWHRIATDQHGDDVDWDPRDGVVSTGKGALWSVAVEELVVDIRRALPMEGQKMRLTAIDGMARAEEKAQ; from the coding sequence ATGGCGAAGGACCGGGGCTGGACCCTCACCGAGACGGCGAAGGCTGCCGGGATCTCCTACTCCAAACTGACACAGGGCATGTCGGCCAACCGTTGGTTCCTCGAAGACGAGGTGGCCAGCTTGGCGGCCGCTCTCGAGGTCTCGGTAGATGAGTTGATGGGCGAGTCGCTGTTCAAGGCCACGGCGCGTGGCAGCAAGTTCGACAAGCCTCGCCCGAGGACCGTCGGCGAGGACGTGGGTACCGGTCGTGGCCGGGCCCTGTGCTGTGAGTGCGGCACGTTCCGGAGGTTCACGGTCGCCGAAGAGGTGTACGACGGCAAGCACGTGATGGACGTCAGCGATGACCCGCTCGGCCGGCGGATGCTCACCACCGTGCCGTGTCGGAACTGCGGCAAGGACACCACTCACGCGGTCCTGCGCACCGACAAGCACCGGGACGTCGCCGAAGAGTGGATGGCCGAGCCGACACGCGAGCAGCAGGCAGTGGCTGATCGAGACCGACTGATCAGGCGGATCGCCGAGTTCGGGGTGGACGTGCACTTTCGCACTCGTAGGCCGAAGGATCGTAGCCGGGGCTTCTTGATGAAGTACGAGTTCGACGAGTCCAAGGATCGGTGGCGCATCGAGATCGACCCGAATGCCCCAGGAAGAGTCCAACACCTCGCCCTCGTCGACGCGTGGCATCGCATCGCCACCGATCAGCACGGTGACGATGTCGATTGGGACCCACGCGACGGCGTGGTGAGTACGGGCAAGGGCGCCCTCTGGAGCGTGGCTGTCGAAGAGCTCGTAGTAGACATTCGGCGCGCGCTGCCGATGGAAGGGCAGAAGATGCGCCTGACGGCGATCGACGGGATGGCCCGCGCGGAGGAGAAAGCCCAGTGA
- a CDS encoding AAA family ATPase, with translation MSEWHEIITKFAPHLHRLQPWEQLPAGWDDQLDEQIADMVEDRWFEHTSDFQRQVHSEARRIRVSEHARDLLAREKAAQAAEPFDLGTLGEILRRPTEPPHRVEGLIPSDASTLVVAQRKTGKTTLLLNLARCLLTGEDFLSNFTTRPVVGTVALLNYEVSAAQIARWADDVGVDRGRLLLVNLRGRRNPLPVPEDRAKLAEILRSWQVETLIVDPFGRAYTGKSQNDPGEVGSWLVSLDQFARTEVGAKDLILATHAGWDGERTRGSSALEDWADSIITLVRDKDSNNGGNNGGEERYLRAEGRDVMVEEDQLRFDPTTRLLSLAGTGNRKAANKARRVDSLVGFVVDELQGDLALSGYEIEKRWRAKGLSFQKGEANAAGRRGAELGQLLLEPGPRNALIFRLNPSPPRPPHTSPTGTSDDLPDLPIYKGRSSGDVPTTDLPEDAPLPLEAS, from the coding sequence GTGAGCGAGTGGCACGAGATCATCACCAAGTTCGCCCCCCACCTGCACAGGCTCCAACCATGGGAGCAACTGCCCGCCGGGTGGGACGACCAACTCGACGAGCAGATCGCCGACATGGTCGAGGACCGCTGGTTCGAGCACACCAGCGACTTCCAGCGACAGGTCCACAGCGAGGCCAGACGGATCCGGGTCTCCGAGCACGCCCGCGACCTGCTGGCCCGGGAGAAGGCCGCACAGGCCGCTGAGCCGTTCGATCTCGGCACCCTCGGCGAGATCCTGCGACGTCCGACCGAACCACCGCACCGGGTCGAGGGCCTGATCCCTTCCGACGCCAGCACCCTGGTGGTAGCGCAGCGCAAGACCGGCAAGACCACCCTGCTGCTCAACCTGGCCAGGTGCCTGCTGACCGGCGAGGACTTCCTGTCCAACTTCACCACCCGCCCGGTGGTCGGGACGGTGGCGTTGTTGAACTACGAGGTCTCCGCCGCCCAAATCGCCCGGTGGGCTGACGACGTCGGCGTCGACCGCGGTCGGCTGCTGCTGGTCAACCTGCGCGGTCGCCGCAACCCGCTCCCCGTACCCGAAGACCGGGCCAAGCTCGCAGAGATCCTGCGCTCATGGCAGGTCGAGACGCTGATCGTCGACCCCTTCGGCCGCGCCTACACCGGCAAATCCCAAAACGACCCCGGCGAGGTCGGCTCCTGGCTCGTCAGCCTCGACCAGTTCGCCCGCACCGAGGTCGGCGCCAAGGACCTCATCCTGGCCACCCACGCCGGCTGGGACGGCGAACGCACCCGCGGCTCCTCCGCACTCGAGGACTGGGCCGACTCCATCATCACCCTCGTCCGCGACAAGGACAGCAACAACGGCGGCAACAACGGTGGTGAGGAGCGGTACCTGCGGGCCGAGGGACGCGACGTCATGGTCGAGGAAGACCAGCTCCGGTTCGACCCCACCACCAGGCTGCTATCCCTGGCGGGCACCGGGAACAGGAAGGCCGCCAACAAAGCCAGACGGGTCGACAGCCTCGTCGGGTTCGTCGTCGACGAGCTCCAAGGCGACCTCGCGCTGTCCGGCTACGAGATCGAGAAGAGATGGCGCGCCAAGGGCCTGTCGTTCCAGAAGGGCGAGGCCAACGCAGCAGGCCGACGCGGTGCCGAGCTCGGTCAACTGCTGCTCGAACCCGGCCCCAGGAACGCCCTGATCTTCCGTCTCAACCCCTCACCTCCCCGACCTCCCCACACCTCCCCAACGGGGACGTCGGATGACCTCCCCGACCTCCCTATATATAAGGGGAGGTCATCGGGGGATGTCCCGACCACTGACCTCCCCGAAGACGCCCCACTCCCCCTGGAGGCGTCATGA
- a CDS encoding DUF6011 domain-containing protein: MRQERRSGPATHGPAPENSTTTTKFITECTPTDDVVRCTRCGHVVWTEESVRRELGPVCRRLVAELAGVAA, from the coding sequence ATGCGACAGGAACGACGAAGCGGGCCCGCTACCCACGGACCCGCTCCAGAGAACTCGACCACGACGACGAAGTTCATCACCGAGTGTACGCCGACCGATGACGTCGTCCGGTGCACTCGCTGCGGGCACGTCGTCTGGACTGAGGAGTCGGTACGCCGTGAGCTCGGCCCGGTCTGCCGGCGCCTTGTCGCTGAGCTGGCGGGGGTGGCGGCCTGA
- a CDS encoding DNA-binding protein, whose translation MAEPATETLGRKVKLSAASELRGISTKTLRRRIADGSLTGYRLGSRIILVDLDELDALLSPIPSATKVG comes from the coding sequence ATGGCGGAGCCCGCCACTGAAACGCTCGGCCGTAAGGTCAAGCTCTCAGCCGCATCTGAACTGCGCGGTATCTCGACCAAGACGCTGCGCCGCCGAATCGCCGACGGCAGCCTGACCGGCTACAGGCTTGGCAGCCGCATCATCCTTGTCGACCTCGACGAGCTCGACGCGCTGCTCAGCCCGATCCCGTCCGCGACGAAGGTCGGGTGA
- a CDS encoding tyrosine-type recombinase/integrase, with protein MAQKARRRFGQVTRMRSGRWQARFSVPANHPSGRGGQSITAPHTFEPNSYGKQAAQDWLRAEELRLQAEGAGWLTIAEHAEENRRRAVAEEVPTFSEYAAAWLRSRKVKGKPLQESTKRGYLIWLNKYLLPTFGDMPLNEITPASVVSWYDDLPHEKAKTVRETYSLAKAIMKTAVAADGVLPGAVNPFAIEGASTFGKRSEKRTEVIEDRDLAIILDTIRPEWRAMVALALGCGLRYGELAALRRSDINLRTTPPVVHVRRAVGTGPGGQRYEKPPKSAAGVRDQRIPESVVSVLTEHLHTYVTGRTGLLFPGPSGDWLRPTRFRDAAGGWYDVREAVGRGINFHDLRATGATRLAQRGAHVAEVQAFLGDASSQAAERYVRATQSRMDDLTAAAFAGLNFGGKA; from the coding sequence ATGGCACAGAAGGCGCGGAGGCGCTTCGGGCAGGTGACCCGGATGCGCTCAGGGAGATGGCAGGCACGGTTCTCCGTGCCCGCGAACCACCCGTCGGGCCGCGGCGGCCAGAGCATCACCGCTCCCCACACCTTCGAGCCGAACTCCTACGGCAAACAGGCCGCCCAGGACTGGCTGCGCGCCGAGGAGCTCCGCCTGCAGGCCGAGGGCGCCGGGTGGCTCACCATCGCCGAGCATGCCGAGGAGAATCGCCGCCGAGCCGTCGCCGAGGAGGTCCCGACCTTCAGCGAGTACGCCGCCGCCTGGCTGCGGTCCCGCAAGGTGAAAGGCAAGCCGCTCCAAGAGTCCACAAAGCGCGGCTACCTGATCTGGCTCAACAAGTATCTACTCCCCACCTTCGGCGACATGCCGCTCAACGAGATCACCCCGGCCAGCGTCGTCAGCTGGTACGACGACCTGCCCCACGAGAAAGCCAAGACGGTCCGCGAGACCTACTCGCTCGCGAAGGCGATCATGAAGACGGCCGTCGCTGCCGACGGCGTGCTGCCCGGCGCGGTCAATCCGTTCGCGATCGAGGGCGCCAGCACCTTCGGCAAGCGGTCAGAGAAGAGGACCGAGGTCATCGAGGACAGGGACCTCGCGATCATCCTCGACACAATCCGTCCCGAGTGGCGGGCGATGGTCGCGCTCGCCCTCGGCTGCGGCCTCCGGTACGGCGAGCTGGCCGCGCTCCGGCGCTCCGACATCAACCTGCGGACCACTCCCCCGGTCGTCCACGTCCGCCGCGCCGTCGGCACCGGACCAGGCGGCCAGCGGTACGAGAAGCCCCCGAAGTCGGCCGCGGGTGTCCGCGACCAGCGCATCCCCGAGTCCGTGGTCTCGGTCCTGACCGAGCACCTGCACACCTACGTCACCGGTCGCACCGGTCTCTTGTTCCCGGGGCCGTCTGGTGACTGGCTTCGACCAACCAGGTTCCGGGACGCCGCCGGCGGTTGGTACGACGTCCGCGAGGCCGTCGGCCGCGGCATCAACTTCCACGACCTCCGCGCCACCGGCGCGACACGACTCGCTCAGCGCGGCGCTCACGTCGCAGAGGTGCAGGCGTTCCTCGGCGACGCGTCCTCGCAGGCCGCCGAACGGTACGTGCGAGCCACTCAGAGCCGCATGGACGACCTGACCGCCGCGGCATTCGCAGGGCTGAACTTCGGAGGGAAGGCGTGA